One region of Mycolicibacterium lutetiense genomic DNA includes:
- a CDS encoding peptide chain release factor 3 encodes MTENALAPQASNTAQAAKIAAEGARRRTFAVISHPDAGKSTLTEALALHARVITEAGAIHGKAGRRSTVSDWMDMEKARGISITSTALQFPYRDCVINLLDTPGHADFSEDTYRVLTAVDCAVMLIDAAKGLEPQTLKLFQVCKHRGIPIITVINKWDRPGRHALELMDEIHERIGLRTTPLTWPVGIAGDFKGVMDRRAEKFIRFTRTAGGATAAPEEHIAAADAHAAAGDDWDTAVEESELLSIDGSDYDRETFLSGESSPVLFTSAALNFGVNQLLDILVELAPAPSGSLGVDGVHRAVDSPFSAFVFKVQAGMDSSHRDRIAYARVVSGTFERGDVLTHAASGKPFVTKYAQSVFGQQRSTLDDAWPGDVIGLANAAALRPGDTLYRDVPVAYPPIPSFSPEHFAVARGTDPSKHKQFRKGIEQLEQEGVVQVLRSDKRGEQAPVFAAVGPMQFEVAAHRMATELSAPIALENLPYQVARVVSPEDADFVNRQVSAEVLTRSDGVMLVLFSTPWRLEGFQRDNPDIKLTSLVAAEG; translated from the coding sequence ATGACCGAAAACGCCCTGGCCCCCCAAGCCTCCAACACCGCCCAAGCTGCCAAGATCGCCGCCGAGGGGGCCCGTCGCCGCACCTTCGCCGTCATCAGCCACCCCGACGCCGGTAAGTCCACGCTCACCGAGGCGCTGGCGTTGCATGCCCGGGTGATCACCGAGGCCGGCGCGATCCACGGCAAGGCGGGCCGGCGCTCCACGGTGTCGGACTGGATGGACATGGAGAAGGCCCGCGGCATCTCGATCACGTCGACGGCGCTGCAGTTCCCGTACCGCGACTGCGTCATCAACCTGCTCGACACCCCCGGGCACGCCGATTTCTCCGAGGACACCTACCGGGTGCTGACGGCCGTGGACTGCGCGGTGATGCTCATCGACGCCGCGAAGGGCCTCGAGCCGCAGACCCTGAAGCTGTTCCAGGTGTGTAAGCACCGGGGCATCCCGATCATCACGGTGATCAACAAGTGGGACCGCCCGGGCCGGCACGCACTGGAGTTGATGGATGAGATCCACGAGCGGATCGGGCTGCGCACCACTCCCCTGACCTGGCCGGTCGGTATCGCCGGTGACTTCAAGGGGGTGATGGACCGTCGGGCCGAGAAGTTCATCCGGTTCACCCGCACCGCGGGTGGGGCCACCGCGGCCCCCGAGGAGCACATCGCCGCCGCCGACGCCCACGCCGCCGCCGGCGATGACTGGGACACCGCGGTCGAGGAATCCGAGCTGCTGTCGATCGACGGGTCCGACTACGACCGTGAGACCTTCCTGTCCGGCGAGTCCTCGCCGGTGCTGTTCACCTCCGCCGCGTTGAACTTCGGTGTCAACCAGCTGCTCGACATCCTGGTCGAGTTGGCCCCGGCACCGAGCGGATCACTGGGCGTCGACGGGGTTCACCGCGCGGTGGACTCGCCGTTCAGCGCGTTCGTGTTCAAGGTGCAGGCCGGTATGGACAGCTCGCACCGCGATCGCATCGCCTACGCGCGCGTCGTCTCGGGGACCTTCGAACGCGGTGACGTGCTCACCCACGCTGCCAGCGGCAAGCCGTTCGTCACCAAGTACGCGCAGTCGGTGTTCGGCCAGCAGCGCTCGACGTTGGATGACGCGTGGCCCGGCGACGTGATCGGGTTGGCCAACGCCGCGGCGCTGCGCCCCGGCGACACGCTGTACCGCGACGTCCCGGTGGCATACCCGCCGATCCCGAGCTTCTCGCCCGAGCACTTCGCGGTGGCCCGCGGCACCGACCCGAGCAAGCACAAGCAGTTCCGGAAGGGCATCGAGCAGCTCGAGCAGGAAGGCGTCGTGCAGGTCCTGCGCTCGGACAAGCGCGGCGAGCAGGCGCCGGTGTTCGCCGCCGTCGGGCCGATGCAGTTCGAGGTGGCCGCACACCGGATGGCCACCGAACTCAGCGCGCCGATCGCGCTGGAGAACCTGCCATACCAGGTCGCGCGGGTTGTTTCGCCCGAAGACGCGGACTTCGTGAATCGTCAGGTGTCGGCCGAGGTGTTGACCCGCAGCGACGGCGTCATGCTCGTGCTGTTCTCCACGCCGTGGCGGCTGGAGGGTTTCCAGCGCGACAACCCCGACATCAAGCTGACGTCTCTGGTGGCTGCGGAGGGCTGA
- a CDS encoding L,D-transpeptidase, translating into MMLTSVRRAYLAVALAVLAVSGGVVVSALPDCAEHCQTLAAAPQGAPQPSPTEPAKLTITPKPDAEVDPLARVLVTADTGTVARVTMVNDAGKEIPGILTPDSKTWKPTTALGYGRSYTLKVDARGPGGMPTRKATTFSTVTPGYQARVYLNGTNYASLQDGATYGVGTVIVARFDEPITDKATAEKRMKVTTEPKAVGSWNWIDDQTAHWRPEKYYAPGTKVTVDAGIYGAKLGDDLYGAQDEKVSFNIGASHVTVADDTDKQVRVYDNGKLVRTMPTSMGMGGTETVGGTTMSFWTPRGVYTVMDKANPVIMDSSTYGLPVNSRLGYKTTIPWATRISIDGIYLHQLNSTIWAQGKENVSHGCLNLSGENAEWFYNFSVPGDIVEIRNTGGDPLKPVNNGDWSMPWAEWAKGSALH; encoded by the coding sequence GTGATGTTGACGTCTGTTCGTCGTGCCTATCTGGCGGTCGCACTTGCCGTGCTGGCCGTGTCGGGTGGCGTTGTTGTCTCGGCCCTGCCGGACTGCGCGGAGCACTGCCAGACGTTGGCCGCGGCACCCCAGGGTGCCCCGCAGCCCTCACCCACCGAACCGGCCAAGCTCACCATCACCCCCAAGCCCGACGCCGAGGTCGACCCGCTGGCCCGGGTCTTGGTCACCGCCGACACCGGCACCGTCGCGCGCGTGACGATGGTCAACGACGCCGGCAAAGAGATCCCCGGCATCCTCACTCCCGACTCCAAGACCTGGAAGCCGACCACCGCGCTCGGTTATGGCCGCAGCTACACGCTGAAGGTCGACGCGCGCGGCCCCGGCGGCATGCCGACCCGGAAAGCCACCACGTTCTCCACTGTGACCCCCGGCTACCAGGCCCGGGTCTACCTCAACGGCACGAACTACGCCTCGCTGCAGGACGGCGCCACCTACGGCGTCGGCACGGTCATCGTCGCGCGATTCGATGAACCGATCACCGACAAGGCCACCGCCGAGAAGCGGATGAAGGTCACCACCGAGCCCAAGGCTGTCGGCTCGTGGAACTGGATCGACGACCAGACCGCGCACTGGCGCCCGGAGAAGTACTACGCACCGGGCACCAAGGTCACCGTCGATGCCGGCATCTACGGCGCCAAACTCGGCGACGATCTCTACGGCGCGCAGGATGAGAAGGTCTCGTTCAACATCGGGGCCTCCCACGTCACCGTCGCCGACGACACCGACAAGCAGGTCAGGGTCTACGACAACGGCAAGCTGGTGCGGACCATGCCGACCTCGATGGGCATGGGCGGCACCGAGACGGTCGGCGGCACCACGATGAGTTTCTGGACTCCCCGCGGCGTCTACACCGTGATGGACAAGGCCAACCCGGTGATCATGGACTCGTCGACCTACGGTCTGCCCGTCAATTCGCGGCTCGGCTACAAGACGACCATTCCGTGGGCCACGCGCATCAGCATCGACGGCATCTATCTGCATCAGCTCAACTCGACGATCTGGGCGCAGGGCAAGGAGAACGTCAGCCACGGCTGCCTGAACCTCAGCGGCGAGAACGCCGAATGGTTCTACAACTTCTCGGTGCCCGGCGACATCGTCGAGATCCGCAACACCGGCGGTGACCCGCTCAAGCCGGTCAACAACGGCGACTGGTCGATGCCCTGGGCCGAATGGGCCAAGGGCAGCGCCCTGCACTGA
- a CDS encoding dienelactone hydrolase family protein yields the protein MTTRGRTSHAVAAIGWGVLVIALWMGLIAGTAATAHADPGHEKSTTQSANDSGASTKQRGPASRLGPHKEKPRREGDTPVHQRPRLSAPKSLPPRSDVRGLVDNLTTRTRTALTDLADRAANLRSAQSLPRTKVATKRDVPELPEVADATVAEKVVPDIADAIDVITHPVEVKAPPAGVDAVLDRVTSPVPARGRQIVKPVAAMATPITAPRSVPVVNIVGSLVFNVIGTALQVFSGPPVLPPGSNVTVRTSTLDIPGTNQTVRADWYFPEDPDSATGVIYLQHGFMATGPMYSYTAAYLAENTNSIVVVPSLSSNLFDPNGEWIGGEPMQQSVADLFADDRPELTASASAAAGHPVTLPSTFVLVGHSLGGMLVTGAAGRMVDNGAVEDLAGVVLFDAVDTHNDMPDAFDQLSGPNYRPVLLISSDPYVWNRNGTVGQELQAARPGGFNGVMLVGGRHIDGLQGGNVILQFAEYLVAGFSQPQNVDAVKTIAAGWINDMYRGTDDGVYGAPQESIEVPTPSGTATAVVLPFTSTEPVQATPWDGLVGPILDALFQYAVYEPLAGQSVPVTV from the coding sequence GTGACCACACGGGGGCGAACAAGTCATGCAGTGGCGGCGATCGGATGGGGCGTGCTGGTGATCGCCCTCTGGATGGGATTGATCGCGGGAACGGCCGCTACGGCCCACGCCGATCCCGGTCACGAAAAGTCAACCACCCAGTCCGCCAACGACTCCGGAGCATCGACGAAACAACGCGGCCCCGCCTCCCGGCTCGGCCCGCACAAGGAGAAGCCGCGCCGGGAGGGCGACACACCGGTGCATCAACGCCCGCGGCTATCCGCGCCGAAGTCCCTGCCACCGCGTTCCGACGTGCGTGGCCTGGTCGACAACCTCACCACCCGCACGCGGACCGCCCTGACCGACCTGGCCGATCGTGCGGCGAACCTCCGTTCCGCACAATCACTTCCGCGCACCAAGGTCGCCACGAAGCGGGACGTGCCGGAGCTGCCCGAGGTCGCCGACGCCACCGTGGCGGAGAAGGTGGTACCGGACATCGCGGACGCGATCGATGTCATCACCCACCCGGTCGAGGTGAAGGCGCCGCCCGCCGGCGTCGACGCGGTCCTCGACCGGGTCACGAGCCCGGTCCCGGCCCGGGGCCGCCAGATCGTGAAGCCCGTCGCCGCCATGGCCACCCCGATCACCGCACCGCGGTCGGTACCGGTGGTCAACATCGTCGGCTCGCTGGTGTTCAACGTTATCGGCACTGCGCTGCAGGTGTTTTCGGGACCGCCGGTGCTCCCGCCCGGCAGTAACGTCACCGTCCGCACCTCGACATTGGACATACCGGGCACCAACCAGACTGTGCGCGCCGACTGGTACTTTCCCGAAGACCCGGACTCCGCCACCGGCGTGATCTACCTGCAGCACGGATTCATGGCCACCGGCCCGATGTACAGCTACACCGCGGCCTACCTGGCCGAGAACACGAACAGCATCGTCGTCGTCCCGTCCCTCTCGTCAAACCTGTTCGACCCGAACGGCGAATGGATCGGCGGCGAACCGATGCAGCAGTCGGTGGCCGACCTGTTCGCCGATGACCGGCCAGAACTGACCGCGAGCGCCAGTGCGGCAGCCGGTCACCCCGTCACCCTGCCGTCCACGTTCGTTCTCGTCGGTCATTCCCTGGGCGGAATGCTGGTTACCGGTGCCGCCGGACGCATGGTCGACAACGGCGCGGTCGAGGACCTCGCCGGGGTGGTCCTGTTCGACGCGGTGGATACCCACAACGACATGCCCGACGCCTTCGACCAACTCAGCGGACCCAATTACCGCCCCGTGCTGCTCATTTCATCCGATCCGTACGTGTGGAACCGCAACGGGACGGTGGGCCAGGAACTGCAGGCCGCGCGGCCAGGCGGGTTCAACGGCGTGATGCTGGTCGGTGGGCGGCACATCGACGGACTTCAGGGTGGCAACGTCATCCTGCAATTCGCCGAGTACCTCGTCGCCGGCTTCTCGCAGCCGCAGAATGTCGATGCGGTCAAAACGATTGCGGCCGGGTGGATCAACGACATGTACCGCGGCACCGACGACGGCGTCTACGGCGCACCGCAGGAGAGCATCGAGGTTCCCACCCCGTCGGGTACCGCCACCGCGGTGGTGCTGCCCTTCACCTCGACCGAGCCGGTGCAGGCGACTCCGTGGGACGGGCTGGTGGGGCCGATCCTGGATGCCCTGTTCCAGTACGCGGTGTACGAACCGCTGGCCGGACAGTCGGTACCGGTGACTGTCTGA
- a CDS encoding TetR/AcrR family transcriptional regulator, giving the protein MGGGNTAEQAREVLMDAAEYLFVTRGYRASTMEVIAHEAGYSRTAIYRQFTNRDDLIAAMVQRTTQRHMGSILPRIPEGAGPIALLVESLVIVATELVSDPLLNTIADQTPEGTIASLIAGDSDLTELVTTTIEGIIAEDAGQFRSGLDPHDLAQFIIATALGFLVRAVPGITEPDAARRYIETFVLPAIVKKPPPPCRVF; this is encoded by the coding sequence GTGGGTGGTGGCAACACCGCCGAGCAGGCGCGCGAGGTGTTGATGGATGCCGCCGAGTATCTGTTCGTCACCCGCGGCTACCGGGCGTCGACGATGGAGGTCATCGCCCACGAGGCGGGTTATTCCCGCACGGCGATCTACCGCCAGTTCACCAACCGCGACGATTTGATCGCGGCCATGGTGCAGCGCACCACCCAGCGGCATATGGGGTCGATCCTGCCGCGGATACCCGAGGGTGCCGGGCCCATCGCGCTGCTGGTCGAGAGTCTGGTGATCGTCGCGACCGAACTGGTGTCGGATCCGCTGCTCAACACGATCGCCGATCAGACGCCCGAGGGCACGATCGCCTCGTTGATCGCTGGGGACTCTGATCTGACCGAACTGGTGACGACCACCATCGAAGGCATCATCGCCGAGGACGCCGGTCAGTTCCGTTCCGGGCTGGACCCACACGACCTCGCCCAGTTCATCATCGCGACCGCGCTGGGCTTCCTGGTGAGGGCCGTCCCCGGCATCACCGAGCCCGACGCGGCCCGACGCTACATCGAGACGTTCGTCCTGCCTGCCATCGTGAAGAAACCCCCGCCGCCATGTCGGGTGTTCTAG
- the recB gene encoding exodeoxyribonuclease V subunit beta, giving the protein MNVFDLLGPLPKANSTTVLEASAGTGKTFALAGLVTRLVAEGSATLDQMLLITFGRAASQELRERVRAQIVGALAALEDPARADNDLLRYLIAEDQQARGQRLRDALAGFDAATIATTHQFCQIVLKSLGVAGDSDSGVTLVESLDELVCEIVDDLYLAHFGALRETPELGYAEALKLARVVVANPATELRPLDPEPESPAGIRVAFARAVLAELEIRKRRRGVLGYDDLLTRLAGALTAENSAAGVRMAQRWPIVMVDEFQDTDPVQWQVIERAFSGHSTLILIGDPKQAIYAFRGGDIDTYLRAAATAGDKQTLGTNWRSDSVLVERLQAVLRGAELGGPDIVVHDVQAHHQGHRLAGAPYNDPFRLRVVPRNRTGTKVIPIADLRHHIGRDLAADIGALLASGATYADRQLQAGDIAVIVETHKDAGACHTALLDAGIPAVYTGDSDVFNSDAAGDWLYLLEAFDQPHRTGLVRAAAATMFFGETAETLAAGGDALTDRVADTLRTWAGHARDRGVAAIFEAAQLAGMSRRVLSWQGGERLMTDLAQVTQLLGDTSHREGFGLAALRDWLRTQRSEGRGSSERNRRLDSDAAAVQIMTVWVSKGLQFPIVYLPFAFNRYVPEPDLVLFHDEGVRCLQIGGPDPAVTRAGRAEAAADDSRLTYVAMTRAQSQVVAWWAPSNDEPNGGLSRLLRGRAPGQSVVPDRCAPARVSDDDALARLRAWEAAGGPLLEESVIGAVMPVPAQAIPDDLAARHFHRSIDTAWRRTSYSGLLRAAEDAGNSGVSSEPEVAELDDESTDIAVVAPAQGADVPSPMASLPTGAAFGSLVHAVLETADPLAADLTSELLAEVRRHAARWPVEIEADELAAALVPMHDTPLGPLAPGMTLRQIGLADRLCELDFEFPMAGGDLRGGEYARLAEIGALLDEHLPADDPMAVYAERLSTGLLGHQPLRGYLSGSVDVVLRIGQRFVIVDYKTNWLGNGDAPLTAADYGRGRMAEAMLHSDYPLQALLYSVVLHRFLSWRLPDYDPGTHLGGAMYLFVRGMCGPQTPVVDGHPAGVFGWEPPAALVVAMSELLDQGAR; this is encoded by the coding sequence GTGAACGTCTTCGATCTGCTCGGCCCGTTGCCGAAGGCCAACAGCACCACGGTGTTGGAGGCCAGCGCGGGCACCGGCAAGACCTTTGCGCTGGCCGGTCTGGTGACCCGCCTGGTGGCCGAGGGCTCGGCGACGCTGGATCAGATGCTGCTCATCACGTTCGGCCGGGCTGCCAGTCAGGAGTTGCGGGAGCGGGTGCGGGCCCAGATCGTCGGTGCGCTGGCGGCGTTGGAGGACCCGGCTCGCGCCGACAACGATCTACTGCGGTATCTGATCGCCGAGGACCAGCAGGCCCGCGGGCAGCGGCTGCGCGACGCCCTGGCCGGTTTCGACGCGGCAACGATCGCCACCACACATCAGTTCTGCCAGATCGTCCTGAAATCCCTTGGCGTGGCCGGAGACAGCGATTCGGGTGTGACGCTGGTCGAGAGTCTGGACGAGTTGGTCTGCGAGATCGTGGACGATCTCTATCTCGCCCACTTCGGCGCTCTGCGGGAAACCCCGGAGCTGGGGTATGCCGAGGCGCTGAAACTGGCCCGGGTGGTGGTGGCCAATCCGGCGACCGAGCTGCGCCCGCTGGACCCTGAACCGGAGTCCCCGGCGGGGATTCGGGTGGCGTTCGCGCGGGCGGTGCTGGCGGAGTTGGAGATTCGCAAGCGGCGGCGCGGCGTGCTGGGCTATGACGATCTGCTGACCCGGCTGGCCGGCGCCTTGACTGCCGAGAATTCCGCGGCAGGGGTACGGATGGCGCAGCGCTGGCCGATCGTGATGGTCGACGAGTTCCAGGACACCGACCCGGTGCAGTGGCAGGTGATCGAGCGGGCGTTCTCCGGGCATTCCACGCTGATCCTCATCGGTGATCCCAAGCAGGCGATCTACGCATTCCGCGGCGGCGACATCGATACCTATCTGCGGGCCGCGGCGACCGCCGGAGACAAGCAGACGCTGGGCACCAACTGGCGTAGCGACAGTGTGCTGGTCGAGCGGTTGCAGGCGGTGCTGCGCGGTGCCGAACTCGGGGGCCCCGACATTGTGGTGCACGACGTGCAGGCACACCATCAGGGTCATCGGCTGGCCGGGGCGCCCTACAACGATCCCTTCCGGCTGCGGGTGGTGCCGCGGAACCGCACCGGCACCAAGGTGATTCCGATCGCCGATCTGCGCCACCACATCGGTCGGGATCTGGCCGCCGACATCGGGGCATTGTTGGCCAGCGGCGCCACCTATGCCGACCGGCAGCTGCAAGCGGGCGATATCGCGGTGATCGTCGAGACCCACAAGGACGCCGGGGCCTGCCATACCGCGCTGCTCGACGCCGGTATCCCCGCGGTCTACACCGGGGATTCGGATGTGTTCAATTCCGATGCGGCCGGGGACTGGCTGTATCTGTTGGAGGCCTTCGATCAGCCGCACCGCACCGGGCTGGTGCGTGCCGCGGCGGCCACGATGTTCTTCGGGGAGACCGCGGAAACTCTTGCCGCGGGCGGTGATGCGTTGACCGACCGGGTCGCCGACACGCTGCGCACCTGGGCCGGTCATGCCCGGGATCGGGGTGTGGCGGCGATATTCGAGGCTGCGCAGCTGGCCGGGATGAGCAGGCGGGTGCTGTCGTGGCAGGGTGGCGAGCGGTTGATGACCGATCTGGCGCAGGTGACCCAGCTCCTGGGCGACACCTCGCACCGGGAGGGCTTCGGGCTGGCCGCCCTGCGGGATTGGCTGCGCACCCAGCGGTCTGAGGGCCGGGGTTCGTCCGAACGCAACCGTCGCCTCGACAGCGACGCGGCCGCGGTGCAGATCATGACGGTGTGGGTGAGCAAGGGACTGCAGTTCCCGATCGTGTATCTGCCGTTCGCGTTCAATCGGTATGTGCCGGAGCCGGATCTGGTGTTGTTCCACGACGAGGGGGTGCGCTGCCTGCAGATCGGTGGCCCCGATCCGGCGGTTACCCGCGCCGGGCGGGCCGAGGCCGCCGCCGATGACAGCCGCCTGACCTATGTGGCGATGACCCGGGCCCAGTCGCAGGTGGTGGCGTGGTGGGCGCCGTCCAACGACGAGCCGAACGGCGGCCTGTCGCGCCTGTTGCGGGGCCGTGCGCCCGGGCAGTCCGTGGTGCCCGACCGTTGTGCACCGGCCCGGGTCTCCGATGACGATGCGCTGGCCCGGCTGCGGGCCTGGGAGGCCGCGGGTGGTCCGCTGCTGGAGGAGTCGGTGATCGGTGCGGTCATGCCGGTGCCGGCTCAGGCGATACCGGATGATCTGGCGGCACGGCATTTTCATCGCTCCATCGACACCGCGTGGCGGCGCACGTCGTATTCGGGGCTGCTGCGGGCGGCCGAAGACGCCGGGAATTCCGGGGTGTCCAGCGAGCCCGAGGTCGCCGAGCTCGACGACGAGTCGACCGACATCGCCGTCGTCGCCCCCGCCCAGGGTGCCGACGTGCCCTCCCCGATGGCGTCGCTGCCGACCGGGGCCGCGTTCGGATCGCTTGTGCACGCGGTGCTGGAGACCGCCGACCCGCTGGCCGCGGATCTGACATCCGAACTGCTGGCCGAGGTCCGCCGCCACGCGGCCCGCTGGCCCGTCGAGATCGAGGCCGACGAACTCGCCGCCGCGCTGGTGCCGATGCACGACACTCCGTTGGGCCCATTGGCCCCCGGCATGACGCTGCGCCAGATCGGGTTGGCGGACCGGTTGTGCGAGTTGGACTTCGAGTTCCCAATGGCCGGCGGCGATCTGCGCGGCGGTGAGTACGCCCGGTTGGCCGAGATCGGGGCCCTGCTCGACGAGCATCTCCCTGCCGACGATCCGATGGCCGTCTATGCCGAGCGGTTGTCGACCGGACTGCTGGGCCATCAGCCGCTGCGCGGCTACCTGTCCGGTTCGGTGGATGTGGTGCTGCGGATCGGGCAACGCTTCGTGATCGTCGACTACAAGACCAACTGGCTGGGCAACGGCGACGCGCCGCTCACCGCGGCCGATTACGGGCGTGGCCGGATGGCGGAAGCCATGCTGCACTCGGACTATCCGTTGCAGGCGTTGTTGTACAGCGTTGTGTTGCACCGGTTCCTGAGCTGGCGGCTGCCGGACTACGATCCGGGCACACATCTGGGCGGGGCGATGTACCTGTTCGTGCGCGGGATGTGCGGGCCGCAGACGCCCGTCGTCGACGGACACCCGGCCGGCGTGTTCGGCTGGGAGCCGCCCGCCGCACTGGTTGTCGCGATGTCGGAGCTACTGGATCAGGGGGCCCGGTGA
- a CDS encoding LOG family protein has protein sequence MNICVFLSAADLDERYTEPARTFAELLGKGGHTLVWGGSNKGLMKVVADGVQAAGGRLVGISVEFLRQQARAGADEMVITGDLSERKALLLERSDALVVMAGGLGTLDEATEILELRKHRRHDKPVVLLNTAGFYDGLVIQLRRMEQDGFLPVPLDDLVFVAEEPAAALAYLERAVS, from the coding sequence ATGAACATCTGTGTCTTCCTGTCCGCCGCCGACCTCGATGAGCGGTACACCGAACCAGCGCGCACCTTCGCCGAACTCCTCGGCAAGGGAGGCCACACGCTCGTCTGGGGCGGGTCCAACAAGGGCTTGATGAAGGTCGTGGCCGACGGAGTGCAGGCCGCCGGCGGCCGGTTGGTCGGGATCTCGGTCGAGTTCCTGCGACAGCAGGCCCGGGCAGGAGCCGACGAGATGGTGATCACCGGCGATCTCTCCGAGCGTAAGGCGCTGCTGCTGGAGCGCTCCGACGCGCTCGTAGTGATGGCCGGCGGGCTCGGCACACTCGATGAGGCCACCGAGATCCTGGAACTGCGCAAGCACCGGCGCCACGACAAGCCTGTCGTGCTGCTGAACACCGCCGGCTTCTATGACGGCCTGGTGATCCAGTTGCGCCGGATGGAGCAGGACGGGTTCCTGCCAGTGCCGCTGGATGACCTGGTGTTCGTCGCCGAGGAACCCGCCGCGGCGTTGGCGTACCTCGAGCGTGCCGTCAGCTGA
- the recD gene encoding exodeoxyribonuclease V subunit alpha — protein MLDAFAEILEPADVQVAQRLCTLAEDTDPSVELALALAVRALRGGSVCVDLRSVAEQAQRPELPWPPVDEWLAAVTASPLFGTPAVLRLFGDLLYLDRYWLEEQQVCDDVLALVGAQLGGVVPDVARLFPPGFEEQRAAAKVALSQGLTVLTGGPGTGKTTTVARLLALLAEQAALAGRPALRIALAAPTGKAAARLQETVQLEVNRLDDVDRERISGLQATTLHRLLGSRPDTSSRFRHHRANRLPHDVIVVDETSMVSLTMMARLLEAVRPQTRLLLVGDPDQLASVEAGAVLADLVEGLGSRGVAALQTSHRFGESIGALASAIRSGDASGAVEVLAAGSEHVEWVSTDAGERLREVLVPHALALRQAAILGDASTALAILDEHRLLCAHRRGPFGVAQWNRQVQRWLAEATGEPTWALWYPGRPILVTANDYGLKLYNGDTGVTVATPDGLRATVGGSGTFATGRLTEVETMHAMTIHKSQGSQADEVTVLLPPEDSRLLTRELFYTAVTRAKTRVRVVGSEAEIRAAIARQAVRATGLRKRLKL, from the coding sequence ATGTTGGATGCGTTCGCCGAGATCCTCGAGCCTGCCGATGTGCAGGTGGCCCAACGGTTGTGCACGCTCGCGGAAGACACTGACCCGTCCGTCGAACTCGCTCTGGCCCTGGCGGTGCGGGCGCTGCGCGGCGGCTCGGTGTGTGTGGACCTGCGCTCGGTGGCCGAGCAGGCCCAGCGCCCCGAGCTGCCCTGGCCGCCGGTCGACGAGTGGCTGGCGGCCGTAACGGCCAGCCCGCTGTTCGGCACGCCTGCGGTGCTGCGGCTGTTCGGGGATCTGCTGTACCTCGACCGGTACTGGTTGGAGGAGCAGCAGGTGTGCGACGACGTGCTGGCCCTGGTGGGCGCCCAGCTGGGCGGCGTGGTTCCCGATGTGGCGCGGCTGTTCCCACCGGGTTTCGAGGAGCAGCGGGCGGCGGCGAAGGTGGCGTTGTCGCAGGGACTGACGGTGCTGACCGGTGGGCCGGGCACCGGTAAGACGACCACGGTGGCTCGGTTGTTGGCGCTTTTGGCCGAGCAGGCCGCGCTGGCCGGCCGGCCGGCGCTGCGGATCGCGCTGGCCGCGCCGACGGGCAAGGCCGCGGCCCGGCTGCAGGAGACCGTGCAGCTTGAGGTGAACCGGCTCGATGACGTGGACCGTGAGCGGATCTCCGGGCTGCAGGCAACCACATTGCACCGGCTGTTGGGGTCGCGTCCGGACACGTCGTCGCGGTTTCGTCATCACCGGGCAAATCGGTTGCCGCACGATGTGATCGTCGTCGACGAGACGTCGATGGTGTCGTTGACCATGATGGCCCGATTGTTGGAGGCGGTGCGTCCGCAGACCCGGCTACTACTGGTGGGCGATCCCGATCAGCTGGCGTCGGTGGAGGCCGGGGCGGTGTTGGCCGATCTGGTCGAGGGGTTGGGGTCGCGTGGGGTGGCGGCGCTGCAAACCTCGCACCGGTTCGGTGAGTCGATCGGCGCGCTGGCGTCAGCAATTCGGTCCGGGGACGCCTCGGGCGCGGTCGAGGTACTGGCGGCCGGCAGTGAGCATGTCGAGTGGGTGTCCACCGACGCAGGCGAGCGGCTGCGGGAAGTACTTGTGCCCCATGCCCTTGCGCTGCGCCAGGCGGCGATTCTCGGGGATGCAAGCACGGCGCTGGCCATCCTCGACGAGCACCGGTTGTTGTGCGCGCATCGGCGCGGTCCGTTCGGTGTCGCGCAGTGGAACCGTCAGGTGCAGCGGTGGCTGGCCGAGGCGACCGGGGAGCCCACGTGGGCATTGTGGTACCCAGGACGGCCAATCCTGGTGACGGCCAACGATTATGGGCTCAAGCTCTACAACGGCGATACCGGCGTCACCGTGGCCACACCGGACGGGCTGCGCGCCACCGTGGGTGGGTCGGGAACGTTTGCGACGGGCCGGCTCACCGAGGTGGAGACCATGCACGCCATGACGATCCACAAGTCCCAGGGCAGCCAGGCCGACGAGGTGACCGTGCTGCTACCGCCGGAAGACTCCCGATTGTTGACGAGGGAGTTGTTCTACACCGCAGTCACCCGGGCTAAGACGCGGGTGCGGGTCGTGGGTTCCGAAGCGGAAATCCGCGCGGCCATCGCCCGGCAGGCAGTCCGAGCGACCGGCCTGCGAAAGCGGCTGAAGCTCTAA